CGTTACGGTTAAAAACCACATTGAAGAGCTGACCGAACGGGAGAAAACCATCGGCAAGCAGCAGCGTCTGCTCAAAACGATCATGGATGTGACGCCCGACTTCATCACCCTGCAGGACAGGGATCTGACCTATACCTTTGCCGGCAAGGCTTTCTGCGAATATTTCGGCTTCCAGGAGAAGGATGTCATCGGCAAGACGGATTTTGACCTGTTCCCGGAGCATCAGGCTGATCTGACTTTTCATGAAGACAAGCAGATACTCATAACCGGGCATCCCCTGGTCAAGGAAATCACCTTCGAACGGCCTGACGGCCGGAAATGGTTCCACGTGGTCAAGGTTCCCGTCTATGATCAGGACAACAGTATCATCGGCCTTCTTTTGACCGCCAGGGACATTACCATGCTCAAACAATTCCAGGAGCAGCTTGTCCAGTCGCAGAAGATGGAGGGCCTGGGGCGGCTAGCCGGGGGCGTGGCCCACGAAATCAACACTCCCTTAGGGGTTATCCTCGGCTACAGCCAGTTGATGCTGGATGATGTCAATGACGCAGAACTCCGGGAAAATCTGAAGATTATTGAAAAGCAAGCCAAGGCTTGCCGGAAGATCGTCTCTGATCTGCTTGGTTTTTCGCGGCATTCCCACTCTGTCAGGGAAAAGGTGGACGTCAATGCATCCATCAGGGAAGTCATCGCCCTGGTTGAACATGCCTTTTTCCTGAACCGGATACGAATCATTCAGGCACTCGACGCAACCATCGCCCCGCTGACGGGCGACAAGGAACAGTTGCAGCAGGTCTGGCTCATCTTCTACAGTTGCTAAAAAATAATTTAATTATTTCGGCATAATAAAGCATATAAAAAAAGTGTTGGCACTACGGACCATATTGCATCGCAAGGGAGCCTGTTCACGCTTCGCTTA
Above is a genomic segment from Pseudomonadota bacterium containing:
- a CDS encoding PAS domain S-box protein, giving the protein MLVVCGLSIGLILSAMSSKALLEEGKKRGMALTSGLSFRLGEPLLAMDLLQMKNLIDNVHSQYDDVMYIFLLDASNNILAHTFTGGFPIDLLQVNLDSRNSKPLLLATERGRIYDFKARIVLGDKNLGSVRLGLSRSDLDAQIHRQQAISLITTLGVVSLGIVLALWFSRTVTFRLNRLRKSAEEIVKGNLDVQAGFSLEKNCWEITRCEKKECPAYGDTRRRCWYLPGTLCPDCNGKEYPFKIESCRNCPVFKHNFGDELQDLAEAFDVMAVTVKNHIEELTEREKTIGKQQRLLKTIMDVTPDFITLQDRDLTYTFAGKAFCEYFGFQEKDVIGKTDFDLFPEHQADLTFHEDKQILITGHPLVKEITFERPDGRKWFHVVKVPVYDQDNSIIGLLLTARDITMLKQFQEQLVQSQKMEGLGRLAGGVAHEINTPLGVILGYSQLMLDDVNDAELRENLKIIEKQAKACRKIVSDLLGFSRHSHSVREKVDVNASIREVIALVEHAFFLNRIRIIQALDATIAPLTGDKEQLQQVWLIFYSC